The genomic DNA ATGCCTATATTATCGACAAAAGTTTTAGCTGGATTTAAACAGAGTCCACCCTGTTTAAATATAGTAGCATACCAAAAAATTGCCCACGTATCATTTTTTTTCATTTTATTGGCGATGATCTGATCCCAAAACCCCGTTCCATTACATACGTTAAATTTTTTGATAGCTTTTTGATCAAATGTGGCAATGATTTTATCAAGATCTTTCTCAAAATATTGCCACCGATCGCGCCATGTTGCCCACCCCCAGCAATTCATACCCCTCCAAAGGAAAACATCATCAAGCCCATCGGTGTCGATTGGATAATTCCATCCGCTGATATGCCACACTTTTTTTTCATTCTCATAATAATCCAATGCATCATTCATAAATTTCAAAAAGTATGGACTCGTGACCAGATCATCTTCCAGCACAATAACCTTTCCATACATATTCACGATTTCCGTAACGCCGTCAATGATGGAATTTGCGAGTCCTTTGTTTTTTTCTTGCTCAATAATCGTCACTTTTTTGAATCCTGTTATGGTTTTGATATATGCACGCACCGCATCCACATCCTCTTGTACTTTTTCATCTCGCGCATTATCGCTATACACAAAAAGATCGCTATCAAGCGCAAGATCATTTTTTTGCAACGCCTCAACCGTCCGTCGCGTATGCTCAGGGCGGTTATATACAAACAATACAATTGGCGCTAAATTATGCATTTTTTTGAGTAACATTGGAAAATATATTATCTAAATTATTTTTTAAGAATTGCGATAATGTTTTGAAATGCATAAATTTCACAAAACACTGGTGAATAGTCTTTTATTTTCAAAAGTTCTCCACCAGGCAAAATTCTATAGAAATTATAATTTGGTAGAAAATCCCAAAAATCTTTAAAATTCGTTCTGCTTATAATATTCATTTCATTGAATTCAAAATGTATAGCATTTATTTGATTATTTTTTATATACTTCTCAACACCTCTCAAAACATTAAACTCATTACCTTCTACATCAATCTTTAATAGATGTATTTCTCTAATATTGTGTTCTTGAATAAACGAATCCAAAGAAATCACATCTACCAAATGTGAGACAGCGTTCCCCTTGTGCAAATCCTCAATAACATTTTTATACAATGAGGCGTGCGAAGACCCGTCATTACAATCATAATCATATAATTTCATCACACCACTCTCATTTCCCACCGCTACGTTATATGCAGTGAAATTATCACTCTTTACTTTGTTAATTAATTTTTGATATGTCCTGGGATGTGGCTCAAATGCAAAAATAATGCTACTATTATTCATTTTTAAAACAGTGGAAGAATAATTTCCAACGTTTGCGCCAACATCAATAACAATTGGGGATTTTTTGTTGTCCAAATATTTCTTGAGCCATATATTCTCGCCAGTTAGATAGCTACTTTTATAATTCAAGACACCCAATCCTCTCAAGCCCAATTGGTAAATTAGTCTATTGAACTTTCTAAATATTTTTCTACAAAATATATATGCGTACAGATTGTATATTTTTTCTATCATTTAGTTTGTTTTTTATTAAATCACACAGATCATCATCTCCACACAAAATATTTTACACCCCTGAATTTATATTTCAAAATAATTAATCCGAACATACTCAC from Parcubacteria group bacterium includes the following:
- a CDS encoding glycosyltransferase yields the protein MLLKKMHNLAPIVLFVYNRPEHTRRTVEALQKNDLALDSDLFVYSDNARDEKVQEDVDAVRAYIKTITGFKKVTIIEQEKNKGLANSIIDGVTEIVNMYGKVIVLEDDLVTSPYFLKFMNDALDYYENEKKVWHISGWNYPIDTDGLDDVFLWRGMNCWGWATWRDRWQYFEKDLDKIIATFDQKAIKKFNVCNGTGFWDQIIANKMKKNDTWAIFWYATIFKQGGLCLNPAKTFVDNIGIDDSGHNCRGGDIFKNSLNSSYNVRMDAVLRENDLAVRKIIKFYKRNTSFYKLFKKYLFEKKLCWKK
- a CDS encoding FkbM family methyltransferase; translated protein: MIEKIYNLYAYIFCRKIFRKFNRLIYQLGLRGLGVLNYKSSYLTGENIWLKKYLDNKKSPIVIDVGANVGNYSSTVLKMNNSSIIFAFEPHPRTYQKLINKVKSDNFTAYNVAVGNESGVMKLYDYDCNDGSSHASLYKNVIEDLHKGNAVSHLVDVISLDSFIQEHNIREIHLLKIDVEGNEFNVLRGVEKYIKNNQINAIHFEFNEMNIISRTNFKDFWDFLPNYNFYRILPGGELLKIKDYSPVFCEIYAFQNIIAILKK